Proteins found in one Salvia splendens isolate huo1 chromosome 10, SspV2, whole genome shotgun sequence genomic segment:
- the LOC121750934 gene encoding uncharacterized protein LOC121750934: MDFFFGNSNRESSNFDMDIFKCPFLMNINEPTNFSFTSSMAFPIPAPDGKGPIFEDGPNFDMAFRLFHGQNGVVPLSGRSFVPTQKSQPEQSPAQFNPLAAKAATISLSGFGAGGPFGFDAFFEKWGKDNKKPNPSKKESSKGGKSEHEAMSDDWLQKGNCPIAKSYRAVSGVLPLVAKALQPPPGMKYRCPPAIVAARSALAKTAFAKNLRPQPLPAKVLAIGLLGMVANVPLGIWREHTEKFSPSWFVAVHAAVPFIGMLRKSVLMPKAAMAFTIAASILGQVIGSRAERYRLKTAADARVSKFAETSIIGPNQATATGIKCWENADWSSNSLQVPVASSSPEVFC; the protein is encoded by the exons ATGGATTTTTTCTTTGGAAACTCAAACAGAGAatcttcaaattttgacatgGACATTTTCAAGTGTCCATTTCTGATGAACATCAATGAACCAACTAACTTCTCCTTTACATCATCAATGGCTTTCCCTATTCCT GCACCGGATGGGAAGGGTCCCATATTTGAGGATGGTCCCAATTTTGACATGGCATTCAGGCTCTTCCATGGGCAAAATGGCGTTGTTCCGCTTTCCGGAAGGTCATTTGTTCCGACCCAGAAGTCTCAGCCCGAACAGTCACCAGCTCAATTTAACCCCTTGGCAGCTAAAGCTGCCACCATCAGCCTCTCTGGTTTTGGTGCAGGGGGGCCTTTTGGTTTTGATGCTTTTTTTGAAAAGTGGGGGAAAGACAACAAGAAACCAAACCCTTCAAAAAAGGAGTCTTCTAAG GGAGGGAAATCAGAGCATGAAGCAATGAGCGACGATTGGCTGCAAAAAGGGAACTGCCCCATTGCAAAGTCCTATCGGGCCGTGAGTGGTGTGCTTCCACTTGTAGCAAAGGCCCTTCAGCCCCCTCCTGGTATGAAGTATAGGTGCCCTCCTGCAATTGTGGCTGCCAGGAGCGCTCTAGCAAAAACCGCTTTTGCCAAAAACCTGAGGCCACAGCCCCTGCCTGCAAAAGTGCTCGCTATCGGCCTTCTGGGAATGGTGGCTAATGTACCTCTAGGAATATGGAGGGAACACACTGAAAAATTCTCGCCATCGTGGTTCGTTGCTGTCCATGCTGCTGTGCCATTCATAGGCATGCTCAGGAAATCTGTGCTAATGCCAAAGGCAGCCATGGCATTCACCATAGCGGCATCTATTCTAGGTCAGGTGATTGGATCTAGGGCTGAGAGGTACCGGCTCAAGACAGCTGCTGATGCAAGGGTATCGAAATTTGCTGAAACTTCAATCATCGGGCCAAACCAGGCGACGGCTACTGGGATCAAATGCTGGGAAAATGCTGATTGGAGTTCGAATTCTCTGCAAGTTCCTGTTGCCTCATCCTCACCGGAGGTTTTCTGCTGA